agctaccaggagtacgaggacttctaggcggtcgtctcccagtcgacgtccctgtggcgcccagatTCAGAGTTTCGTACTGTTTTACGCTTCTGCATATTTGTACCAGACAttatgtcatttatgtaataaataacattcgtactcgctttattatgtctttttacgtgatatgtgttgtgatatactgttcattctgttgtatatacgtgtgacttgatcctggcacatatatgattgctcggtttatgtccttttataaaccgggtgttacactcatcttattaaaaaaatttgtcCAAATTTTGTCAAATTTAAGTCAATTTTAAAGATTttatattgataaagcaacctacaagaaaagaagtgatattttacacaaatttttgaataagacgagtggtcaaacttgggtTCAAAAAACTGAAACCACCTAAAACTTAAAACCGAAGGTGTAGatattttattctttttattaTCTAGTTACAACTTAGACACTCATAACATATGCACACTCAAAATTTTAGATATTATAAAATGTATTGCTTTTTTTGTTGAAACTATTTCTAATGCTGAGAAATAGGCAAACACGCATAGGCAAAATGCCTCCGGTGTTGGAGGTATGCATAGGCAACACATGTATGTCTGCAAAAAATGACAACATGAATGCCCTATTCAACGTTTCTAACATTGTTTATATTCCCTCCgtctcaaattattagtcattttggcATTTATAGATACGTCAATTTTGTTATGCACTTAGACATGATATATATCTAAATGCATGGTAAAAACTATGCATCTAGAAAAATCgaaacaactaataatttgaaACAAATAAAGTATTATCTTTTTTTTGAACTTAAAAAACAAATAAAGTATTGTCTATCAAACTTACCTATAGAAATGTAGAGAAAAAACAATTCGCAACTAGCCATCTTTCTATTCTATACGTCTCTGATCGatgtcctctctctctcctcttttaCCTTTAGTTCACGTATAAGGTGTCCTCGAGCCATCTTTGAGCGGGTAGGGCATATGCatagttagagcatctccagtaaTAACTCATCCTTTTGGTCTCTACTTTTTTAAATAGGGACTCCTATTTTCTGGGGCTATAATTTTTAGCGGCAACTCCAGCAATAGTTCTTATATATTTTAGCCCCTACTCTCTTATGACAAGTGGACCCCACCCGTCAGGGTCTCATCAAAattcttttactttttttttctctctcccaaaATATCTCCCCCTCCCTCTGGTTGTGACTtgcgctctctctctcgtctCTCTCCCCCCAAGATCTCTCTTGCAGCGGAGGGCATGGAGGAGCAGGGGGTGTCGCCGCCGTACCAGCCCGAGGCGGAGGCATGGAGGAgcggggggcggcgccgccgtaccGGCCCACGGCGGGGGcgtggaggagcaggggaggcgccgCTGGCCCAGCCCGCGGCGGGGGcgtggagcaggggcggcgccgccggcccgatCCGCGACGGCGGTGCGTAGGAGCCATgctcggagctccgccgcgaggTTGCAGCTCCGGCCGGCCGAGGGCGGGAGCTCCGCGCGCGTGCAAGCTGGTGGGCCATCAGTGCTTCCCCAGTTCCGCGGCGCGCCAGCGAgttggagcggcggcgccgccggcccggtCCACTGCGGCGGCGTGCATGAGCAGGGGCGACGCGGCCAGCCCAgtctgcggcggcgcgcaggagcTTGGTGGCAGTGGCAGCGCTTCGGGGATGGCTGAGGCtgaccggcggccgcggctggcTGCGGCGGTGTCGCTCTCCGACCCCGAGCGCAGGCGGCGCACGCAGGCCGAGGCCGCGGGCGGTGGCGACAAGGGGGCCGTCCGCGCCTACTTCAACTCGACGGAGTTCGAGTAGTGGCGCAAGATCTACGGGTCGGCGACGGGGTGGAGCTGGACATCCGGGAGGGCCACGCGCAGACGGTGGCCAAGGCGACGGGGTGAGCCGAGTGAGATGGGGTGGCAGCGGCCGGCGCGCCGGCAGGGCTGGCCGAGGAGGTGAtggggcgagggcggcggggtGGTGGTCGGCGCGCCGTCGGGGCGGGGCAGGGAGGTGTCCGGGCGGGGCAGGGAGGCAGAGCGAGATGGGAGGGAGGATCGGGCCCTCCTTTTCCCATGGGCTTGGTACTGTGGCTTAAGAGCCCACTTAAATAGTAGCATATTTAAAAGGCCTGCTGGAGTTCATTTtctccctaaactctcaaaattTAGAGTAGGGGCCCAAATGAGGGTCTggactggagttgctcttatgaGTTCAAATTACAAGCGTATTGCTCTAACAATCATAACATCTCtttcaaaaaagaagaaaaaagcaaTCATATATGCCATGGTCACGCGAACTATTTAGATATGCGCCTTAATCTAGTTGCTTAAGGTATACTCCTACATTGCTTTGGCACCGGCGTGTACTACTAGTAGATAATCAATTGTACACTGCTAATTAGGTTCTTGCACAGTAAATTAATTATTAATAACGGGGCGGGGGTGAGGGTGAATCATGTTGCTTGACGGTCCTCCATCCACCCCACGGTTCAGAGTCAGAGGCATTGGATCCCCACCGACCCGGCGCTGTCTCCATCGATATCGACGCTGCAGCACTGGCATATGGCTTCCTCCATCGTGCAGCTGGCCCATGAGCCCACGAACGTCACGCCGGTCCAGTGCACGAGATACCAGCGCCCGCCGCCCAAATTTAGGATATCggtattaaaaaaatttaatagtaTACTTTTTAAACGTGGATTGTAACACATAATTTAGTATTGATAATGTAACTGATCATATTCAATTTATGAATAAATGATATAGTAACAAATTAAATCTGAAATGAATAGAGGATAacattataaaatagaaaataatagCATTGATAAGGATCCTTACTGAAGTAATTCAGTCTATATTCACTACTAATTTATCACAAATTTTTCTTACATCAGTTCATCATAAAATTACAAGTATCCACCAATTATAAGAATAAATTCATCAAATATGGAAAAATTCCTCGCGTGGTTGTGCTTGCGGCCTGGCGGGCCTACTGGATGCTGCAGTGCTACCACCCGCCGCCTTCTACCGTGCATGGGGGGTCCTGGCACCAGGTGCTTGTGCGCCGGCTTCGTTGGCGCCTGCTGAGTTGCAGATCCGCCTTCTAGAAAAGCTGGATTTATTTGGAAATCTGTAAAGCTCATATTTACGAGTTTTTCGTAGCTTTTTGAGCTCAAAAAGCTAAACACATCATTTAAAAATTAGTATTGAGTTTTTAGAACCAAATAATCTGCAACAACTTTTCAAAAAAGCTAAAAAAAAAGCTTGAAAACTTCAATTCAAACAAACCAACCCAGAGGCATGCTGGCTACGGCGCGGTCGTGCATAGCTAGTCGGTAGTTTGGTTTGCGGTGGGGCGGTTTGGGTTGCAGTGGGGCGCTGGGCGTGGCTGGCACTTGGCCACCACCATTCAAATATTATAAGTACTTCAAATAATAATCCATACTGGGATCAAATATTAATTACAAGTAGTAAAATAAGTTGTTCCCTGACAAATACTTTAAGTGTTATTACTACTCTAAATTCTCGTCCCTGTTTGAATCAATTTGATCCATGCTTACCCTATAATCTGCATAAAATTCTCCGTTGGAATTTATGATCAACTTCATTGAACAATTAGACCTGGCATTGAGATATACTCGAAATCAAGCATTTTGTGGTCCGTTACTGTGACGATCGCTTTGTGAATCGTCTGTGTGTTTTAAGCGCTTTAATAATAAGTGTCCCTAGGCATGCAAATCTACCAGCTCCACCACTGATTAGAGATCTTGGTAGACCTTGTAGAAATGTTGTTGGCAAGATTAGAGGTAATCACCTACTTCAACATTTTACCATCTCATCATCATAACCCGAGGTCACCTGTCAATGCAAAAATCTAACAACTCCACCAATGaaagaaagttttttttttagattacccTGTTGTGCCACATTTGGTGCCGCGACAAGTGCAAGCGCCATGCCCCACGCTGGCGGCTGCGATGCATGCAGTGGCACAACAGAGTTGACTTGCCACGCTGCGCAACATGGCATGACTAAAAGGATCATgccgcaaaaaaaaatcttgactttaaaaaaggttaaaaataaaaaatcctaTAATACCTTAGACATGAAAGCTGAAAACGGCCCGCTGTCTGATATTGAAAAGGCTagaaagaaagaactggcaACTAACCTAAATAATATTTGGGCCTTTGAGGAGAATAATGCCAGACAAATATCTAGAGATAGAGAGATCCTAGAAGGTGACAGGAACACAACATATTTTCATGCCGTAGCAAACTAGAGaaataggaaaaaaagaaagaattgAAGCTTTAGAAGACCCCCTCTTGTGGTATAGTAGAAGTCTAGAAGATGTGTTGTACCTGTACCTCAATCTGCTAGTGGTTTGGCACCCCAAACCATTACTGAACCGAACCATTTTATAATATATATTATAACACCCCAAACCACCCCACCTCACTATcttccaaaattaaattaaaccaAACTGCATACCACATCTCAACCAAATTGGACCAGCCCACCTCCGAACCCACAGTTTCAACCCACCTCCAAACCCACAGTTTCAACCCAACTCAACCAAGCTTGAGGATGTTCCGGTGCCGGACCTTGCCGAGGATGGCCATCTCCGCCTCCATCACCCGCGCCGCGTTGCCCTTCAACAGCAGCTTCacggccaccacgccgccgcggcccttgAGCTCCAGCCGGTCCATGCGCCCCGTGCCGCCGGACCCGATCAGGCTCTCCTCCCCGACGCCGTAGATCTCGTCGGCGTCCAGCTCCAGCGGGTGGAATGACTCCAGTTTCCACTGCCCACAGCCGCCGCGCACCAGGTCGCGACTCATGAGCTCCTCCAACTTGAAGCTCCTGTAGCTCACCAACATGATGCCGGCCATGAGCAGTAACGTCGCGGCCATGAGGACCGCCACGAGCATGGCCGACCTCCTGGCGAGGCCGCCCTTGTGGCCGCCGTCCACGTTGCAGACGCTGCCGCGCACCAGGTCGCGACTCCTGAGCTCCTCCAACTTGAAGCTCCTGTAGCTCACCAACAGGATGCCGGCCACGAGCAGCAGCGTCGCGGCTATGAGGACCAGCACGAACATGGCCGACCTCCTGGCGAGGCCGCCCTTGTGGCCGCCATCCACATTGCCGACGCCGCCTTGCTCGGACCTGCCGTCCACGCAGAGCCTGGGGTTCCCCGCGAACGCCTGGTCACCGGTGATCACCAGCAGCCCTGGCAGCACGTTCCCGGTCAGCCGGTTCGAGGAGAAGTCGACGGAGCTGAGCTTGAGCGCCTGGAGGCTCGTCGGGATCGCTTTAATCCATGCTATTCATCATCACGCACTGTAAATCACAAGCTCCAGTCGCAGCTTTCCCCAGCCGCTTCTGGTCCTCCTCCTTGCCGGTGCTGGTCCTACCGCCTCCGCCCCTGCCCGAGGGGAATCCATTCGCCGCGCTCCTCTCCTCTGACCCTCGGCCGCCGGAGCCTCTCCGCCTAGTGCTAGCCGCGGGCGACGTCCGCTCCACGCTCCGCGGCCTCCTGAGCCTCGCGCGCTAGCTCTTCTGGTGGGCGGAGGCCACCAGCCAGACCACCGCCTGGTGGTCGCGCGCTAGCTCTTCCAGCGCACCACCGACGAGTGGATAAGGGCGACAGGGACGGATGATGCGGATCCACGAGCCAGACCAGATTGATCCATCTAAATTGGCAGTCCAAACCGAACCAACCCACTAGCTATCCCagtccggttaccaccaaatcataTTGGTCCAAACACAAAAACCAGACTACAAAGACTGGTTTGAGCCCAAACCACTAGCAGGTTGACTTGTACCTTCTCTGTCAACATACATTACATGCATGCATACCAGGGGTGTTTtcgtgatttctgaaattccagggactaaactgaaAACTAAAATTTACTCCCTCTTACtggactcaaatgaaaaacttttgaataccaattttgttcagttttttatgatctacaacttttgtttcaggcactgtttcatttgagctttggtttttaaactaaatttaaaattcaaacttGCTCTAAAAAGATTTGTTTTATTTCTGTTTTGGGCTGAAATACAAAGTTCCCACTACCAATTTAGCACATGTCACTAATGGTTCCCCTTTTCAGcacaaattatttttgtgatttgtttttgaaacaaaattaaacctcTTTCTTGTTTTACTTAATTTTGTGCATTTACAGGtatattttgaattcaaataatctTTTAATTGTTAATTTGCCTTTATGAAATTTTCCTTTGACCCTAATTATTTGATTTTTGTTTCCCAAAATTACTTAATTGGACTTTTGAACACCTAGGGTTTCACACTTGCTCTCGTTTCCTGCGTTTGGGCTTGGGGATTCCGATGCTTCGGTTTGCATGCCTTTGAACTCAGTCCTCGAGCTTCAAAAATTTGCACCGGTTGGCTAAGACTGGTCACTATTCGACCGAATCTGGTTAACTGTGGGATGGATATTGTTCTTTATCGCGCTTAGTGGTCCGCTGGCTGCCCTCCTCACAAGTAGACTCGTCGTGCATTGCGCGGATTGATGCTTTGGATGGCTTGGCCGTCGTGTATCAGCTAGCGCATGAGATGTCTTGGACCTGTGACTGCCGGGAGGGCCCCCGTCCTTGTGCGGCTGACTCTCGGCACCTGTGTCCCTTCAGTCCCGTTGGAACCATGCCCAACCCTTAAAAAGTGCTTGCGTGTTGCTACCCGTTCCTCGAGAAGTTGCATACGCTACAAGTTGCCTTCGTTGCATCCACCCTTTGGGTGTGATGCGACGCCATTATAGCCAATGGGCGTTGCCTCGTGGTAATGGTCTCAACGGCCAAGTCCACCAAGGCTACCTCGCTTGTGCTATTGGTCTCGGATGACGCTAACGATACAGGACGTGGCTGCTTTGGCTCCTCATTCCTTTCAAAGTCGGAACCTTCGAATCAATGACAGCCGGCCCGGTTGATGCTTTGTGCAGAAGCCGTCGTTGgcttgtcgaggaggacgtgctaCCTGGTTGATCCTGCCAGTAGTCATATGCTTGTCTCAAAGATTAAGCCATGCATGTGCAAGTATGAACTAATTCGAACTGTGAAACTGTGAATGGCTCATTAAATCAGTTATAGTTTGTTTGATGGTATGTGCTACTCGgataaccgtagtaattctagaGCTAATACGTGCATCAAACCCCGACTTCTGGGAGGGGCGCATTTATTAGATAAAAGGCTGACGCGGGCTCTGCTCGCTGATCCGATGATTCATGATAACTCGACGGATCGCACGGCCATCATACCGGCGACGCATCATTCAAATTTTTGCCCTATCAACTTTCGATGGTAGGATAGGGGCCTACCATGGTGGTGACGGGTGACGGAGAATTAGGGTTTGATTCTGGAGAGGGAGCCTGAGAAACGGCTACCACATCCAAGGAAGGCAGCAGGCGCGCAAATTACCCAATCCTGACACGGGGAGGTAGTGacaataaataacaataccGAGTGCGTTAGTGTCTAGTAATTGGAATGAGTACAATCTAAATCCCTTAACGAGAATCCATTGGAGGGCAAGTCTGGTGCCAGCAGCCGCGGTAATTCTAGCTCCAATAACGTATATTTAAGTTGTTGCAGTTAAAAAGCTCGTAGTTAGACCTTGGGCCGGTCGGCCGGTCCGCCTTCCGGCGAGCACCGACCTACTTGACCCTTCTGCCGGCGATGCGCTCCTGGCCTTAATTGGCCGGGTCGTGCCTCCGGCGCTgttactttgaagaaattaGAATGCTCAAAGCAAGCCATCACTCTGGATACATTAGCATGGGATAACATCATAGGATTCCGGTTCTATTGTGTTGGCCTTCGGGATCGGAGTAATGATTAATAGGGACAGTCGGGGGCATTCATATTTCATAGTCAGATGTGAAATTCTTAGATTTATGAAAGACGAACATCTGCGAAAGCATTTGCCAAAGGATGTTTTCATTAATTAAGAACGAAAGTTGGGGGCTCGAAGATGATCAGATACTGTCCTAGTCTCAACCATAAACGGTGCCGACCAGGGATCGGCAGATGTTGCTTATAGGACTCCGCCGACACCTTATGAGAAATTAAAGTCTTTGGGTTCCGGGGGGAGTATGGTCGCAAGGATGAAACTTAAAGGAATTGACGGAAGGGCACCACCAGGCGTGGAGCCTGCGGCTTAATTTGACTCAACACGGggaaacttaccaggtccagacATAGCAAGGATTGACAGACTGAGAGCTCTTTCTTAATTCTATGGGTGGTGGTGCATGGCCATTCTTAGTTAGTTGGTGGAGCGATTTGTCTGGTTAATTCCGTTAACGAACGAGACCTCAGCCTGCTAACTAGCTATGCGGAGCCATCCCTCCGCAGCTAGCATCTTAGAGGGACTATGGCCGTTTAGGCCACGGAAGTTTGAGGCAATAACAGGTCTGTGATGCTCTTAGATGTACCTACGAGAGTTTTCGGTTCACACATTTATTTGTAGCTAGCATATATAACTGTGTATACGTAGTGGTGTAGTCGAATTAAGGAGAAATTGGTTTAATCCCTATATCCCTGTATATACTACTTAGGCCGTGTTCGGTTacaaaattccaaattccaatttttttttccggcacctgtatggagacttaaatctaaacgaaataaaaaacgcattgtgactgctgtctgtaaatgacgagatgaatctaatgaacctaattaggctgtaattagatgctaaattgctacagtaatgctacagtaaataatctctaatgacagattacttaggctcattagattcgtctcgcgatttacagacgagttctataattatttttatgattagtctatatttagtacttcaaatataaaaaaatgtcttttcaaaaattttacgagCTACAACCAAACGGCCTTATACTTATTATGTACCTACGGGAGTCGTCCACGTGCGAGGCCATGCCCAGGCACCCCTCCGTGCGCGTCTCTGCGGCCGCGGTTTTCTCCCCTCCGGGTTTTCTCTCCCGCAAATCACGGCCGGCGCCCGCCCCCCGCCCCCGCTCCCCGCTCGCCCCAGCTTCACCCCCCCCAACCCGGCGAGAGGCCATGCCCCTCTGCAGCCCGGTTTTCTCCCACCTTCCCGCTCGCCCCCGCTCacctccgcgcccgcgccgccgtcccgtgGCCTCGCGCGTCCACTTGCCTCCGCCCCCGGCTCGCCCCGCTCGATTTCTCCGGTTTTTTCGCCCCCCGCCACCCTCGCACGTCGTCCCCGCCCGCGCGCGgatggggggcggcggcggggcggcggccccCCTCTTCTCTCAGATCCGCACGGCCCCGCTCCCGGCCAGCCCCACCCCCGCAGCGctgtcgccgcccgcgcccgccttCCCCGCTTGCGCAACCCACCGCCCGATCCCTCCGCGTGGGCTCCcaggcggcgtgcggcgcggcggccggggcgcgcaTGGTCCCTCCCCTCCTGCCCCTTCGGCCCGCGCCTCCGCGCGCTCCTCGCCCCCTTCCTCGCCTCTCTCACCAAGTCTCTCTCCTTCCTGCCTCCGCCCGCCGACCTCCCCGATGCCGTGTGCGCCCTCGCCCCCTACCTCCCCCGAGCTGTCGCCTGcgtcgccacctccgccgcgggGCGCCTCGCGGAGCACAGCTTCGTCCTCGCCCTGCCTccacccgcgcggccgcgccggattcgcctcctcccgcgccctccgcctCTGCACACCATCCATGGCCTCCCctcccccccacccaccccattgcgcggcggcgctcctcctcctctcgaggtccgccacctcctcggcgccgctgaTGTATTCATCTCCGGTGAGTACGCCCCTGCCCCCCCTCGTTTCCTCTGAAGACTCGATCCACGTGctctgtccgtccttgcggctgTTGTCTTCAATCGATCCCCACAGGAGCTTGGGTGCTGTCGGATTCGTGGTCTCTCGGTCATAGATGCTTCTTCTCTCGCAGGAGATGAGCGTCTATAACATCAGGATCAACCAAAGGCTACTGGACTGCACATATTGCGGCCAACCCCTCCGGCCTGACACTTTGGATGGCAAAGCGTGGAAGGTGGGTGAGATCTGAGATGAGATCCCCGGTCCGGCCGCAAAGTTTTTGTTTTCCTAGCTGCTCAACTTCATTCCTTCTGGGCCTTGTAGTGCGCTGGCGTCCACATCTTCTGTCGTGCCTGCGTCAGCCGCCACGAACAGGCATGTATATCCTACTGCTCTTCGCTGGACCAAATCATCAGTAAGATGAAGTTTAAATGCAATTGCTGCGACTCTGAATACATCCCCTACCACGAGATTGAGGGACACATGTGCGACATCAACATCCTTGTCCATCACGAGTTTTTCGCCGTTCGTGACTATGGAGAGTGCATCATCGACACAAGTGCCCTTGTGTGTTCTGAATGCCGGCTTCCTCTCCGACCTCCCATTTTCAGGGTGAGTTCAGCTCTGACttgatctgatctgatctgaCCAAATTAATTTGGATGCAGTTTGGTTTGATTTGGTTTTGGCTTCATGCTATCCTAACCTTGTTACAACATCTCCTTAAATACATGCACGTTTGTAGCATCTGCTACCATCGTGGTGATATCGCCAACTACCGTCACTGCCACGAGCTCGACTACCTGGTCGAAGGTATCTCGGTGGAATGTGAGGCTTGCAAAGAATACCTTCCATTCTCTACCTTGGCTTCACACCAGCTGGACGATTGCTCATTCAGGCAGACATTGCCAAAGATTGCCCCAGGCATGCCTCCCATGTTTAACCTCAGGATTAGCCTTTCCATCAGGCCTCAGGCTCTATCCTCTATCAACACACGCAAGTAGAAGTTTTGTTGTGTAATATTGACATTGGCAACACTTGGGATCACACAAAGGTGAATAACGTCCATAACCCTAGCTGGATGTGGACTTAAGTAGTGCCCAAGTTCCTTCCGTGGCCGCCCATCCGGACCAGCCTGATGTAGGTACACCTTGAGCATGAAACTTGGAAGATCAGGtttagcctcagcatcaccaaGCCAAACAAAGTATAGGCCTGTTTCTGCAATGAAGAAAATAAAGTATTACTCTTGGCCCTCTAAAACAACGCCCGTTCCATAACGGGCCAAGAGGATATATTCTTTGTAATCTTCATAACTTGTATTCTTATTGAAAAACCCATGATGGTCTATCAGATGAGAGGCCAACGTATTCCAGAAA
This sequence is a window from Panicum virgatum strain AP13 chromosome 7K, P.virgatum_v5, whole genome shotgun sequence. Protein-coding genes within it:
- the LOC120639608 gene encoding vegetative cell wall protein gp1 isoform X2 — translated: MPLCSPVFSHLPARPRSPPRPRRRPVASRVHLPPPPARPARFLRFFRPPPPSHVVPARARMGGGGGAAAPLFSQIRTAPLPASPTPAALSPPAPAFPACATHRPIPPRGLPGGVRRGGRGAHGPSPPAPSARASARSSPPSSPLSPSLSPSCLRPPTSPMPCAPSPPTSPELSPASPPPPRGASRSTASSSPCLHPRGRAGFASSRALRLCTPSMASPPPHPPHCAAALLLLSRSATSSAPLMYSSPEMSVYNIRINQRLLDCTYCGQPLRPDTLDGKAWKCAGVHIFCRACVSRHEQACISYCSSLDQIISKMKFKCNCCDSEYIPYHEIEGHMCDINILVHHEFFAVRDYGECIIDTSALVCSECRLPLRPPIFRFTEIESVQTLYS
- the LOC120639608 gene encoding protein transport protein SEC31 isoform X1 is translated as MPLCSPVFSHLPARPRSPPRPRRRPVASRVHLPPPPARPARFLRFFRPPPPSHVVPARARMGGGGGAAAPLFSQIRTAPLPASPTPAALSPPAPAFPACATHRPIPPRGLPGGVRRGGRGAHGPSPPAPSARASARSSPPSSPLSPSLSPSCLRPPTSPMPCAPSPPTSPELSPASPPPPRGASRSTASSSPCLHPRGRAGFASSRALRLCTPSMASPPPHPPHCAAALLLLSRSATSSAPLMYSSPEMSVYNIRINQRLLDCTYCGQPLRPDTLDGKAWKCAGVHIFCRACVSRHEQACISYCSSLDQIISKMKFKCNCCDSEYIPYHEIEGHMCDINILVHHEFFAVRDYGECIIDTSALVCSECRLPLRPPIFRHLLKYMHVCSICYHRGDIANYRHCHELDYLVEGISVECEACKEYLPFSTLASHQLDDCSFRQTLPKIAPGMPPMFNLRMSLRP